A genomic segment from Candidatus Hinthialibacter antarcticus encodes:
- a CDS encoding hemolysin family protein, whose translation MTELIEGAIFILCLGVSACFSGSETALTSMTKMRVKRLFNEDDPSYHRLESWLHEPNRYLATILVGNNFINIFASVLAANMSERILTTYYNFDNATAWGAAIAVAVTTSTFLIFGEIVPKTYCKEHAVRISQIVIGPLDLIWKFLHPIISVFLFISNNINRLLGAPHVKELPLITEDDVRQLIEMSEKEGVLEQDEREMIHSIIDFGDTLVKDIMTPRVDFQAIPLDLKPSAVRNEAVSVGRSRIPVYEDDLDHIAGILYAKDLLKYDNEQGVPLKDIVRPTLFVPKTKKVNELLDTFKQEKNHLAIVVDEYGLTAGLVTIEDVLEEIVGDIQDEYDTETPDYETREDGTVIADAKIDLDDLTDVFDVEFPEENVETLGGFVSTLLGRVPEIGEVAEFSNLRFKVLDSDERRVKTIEISTIEPDLTEQELNGA comes from the coding sequence ATGACTGAACTCATTGAGGGCGCAATTTTTATTCTATGCTTGGGGGTATCGGCCTGCTTTTCCGGTTCCGAAACAGCCTTAACGTCAATGACCAAAATGCGCGTAAAGCGCTTGTTTAATGAAGACGACCCCTCCTATCACCGGTTGGAGAGTTGGCTGCACGAACCCAACCGCTACCTTGCCACGATCTTGGTCGGCAATAATTTCATCAACATTTTCGCCTCCGTTCTTGCGGCGAATATGTCAGAGCGAATCTTGACGACGTATTATAATTTTGACAACGCAACCGCCTGGGGCGCCGCCATCGCCGTCGCCGTCACCACCTCCACCTTTCTTATATTCGGCGAGATCGTACCGAAAACCTATTGCAAAGAACACGCGGTGCGCATTTCGCAAATCGTCATTGGCCCCTTAGACCTGATCTGGAAATTCCTCCACCCGATTATCAGCGTGTTTCTCTTTATTTCGAACAACATCAACCGCCTTTTGGGCGCGCCCCACGTCAAAGAACTGCCGCTCATCACAGAAGACGACGTGCGCCAGTTAATTGAAATGAGCGAAAAGGAAGGCGTGCTTGAACAAGACGAACGCGAGATGATCCACAGCATCATCGACTTCGGCGACACCCTGGTCAAAGACATCATGACGCCCCGGGTTGACTTTCAAGCCATCCCGCTCGACTTAAAACCCAGCGCAGTCCGTAATGAAGCCGTCAGCGTCGGGCGCTCCCGCATCCCCGTGTATGAAGACGACCTCGACCACATCGCAGGCATCCTGTACGCCAAAGACCTGCTGAAATACGACAATGAACAGGGCGTTCCCCTCAAAGACATCGTGCGCCCCACCTTGTTCGTGCCCAAAACCAAAAAGGTCAACGAACTGTTAGACACCTTCAAACAGGAAAAAAACCACTTAGCGATTGTGGTCGATGAATACGGCCTCACCGCCGGCCTGGTCACCATCGAAGACGTACTCGAAGAAATCGTCGGCGACATTCAGGACGAATACGACACCGAGACCCCCGACTACGAAACCCGCGAAGACGGCACGGTAATTGCGGATGCTAAAATAGACTTAGACGACCTGACCGACGTATTCGACGTCGAGTTTCCCGAAGAAAACGTCGAAACCCTGGGCGGCTTCGTATCAACGCTACTGGGCCGCGTACCCGAAATCGGTGAAGTAGCCGAA
- the ybeY gene encoding rRNA maturation RNase YbeY — MPVVMNIEPPNESVGSPQRESFANALLEAAAETGSELSVSYVDDEAIQALNLEYRKLDAPTDVLSFSMREGEAVGQSGLLGDIVISVETARRQADALGHSLGDELDELLFHGMIHLLGSDHYNDDDRDEWLNTEKQLQNELLKQQIAYQPKGLAYYEKMMETEIGESARQHAAADQS, encoded by the coding sequence ATGCCCGTCGTAATGAACATAGAGCCGCCTAACGAAAGCGTCGGTTCGCCCCAACGAGAATCATTCGCCAACGCGCTCCTGGAGGCGGCGGCGGAAACCGGCTCCGAACTCAGCGTCTCCTATGTCGATGATGAGGCGATCCAGGCGTTAAACCTCGAATACCGCAAACTCGACGCGCCCACCGACGTGCTCTCGTTCTCCATGCGCGAAGGCGAAGCCGTCGGCCAAAGCGGCCTGTTGGGCGACATCGTCATCTCAGTCGAAACCGCCCGGCGTCAGGCCGACGCCCTGGGCCATTCGCTCGGCGACGAGTTGGACGAGCTCTTGTTTCACGGCATGATTCACCTGTTGGGGAGCGACCATTACAACGATGACGACCGCGACGAGTGGCTCAACACAGAAAAACAATTACAGAATGAATTATTGAAACAACAAATTGCGTATCAACCCAAAGGGTTGGCGTACTATGAAAAAATGATGGAAACGGAGATAGGGGAGAGCGCCCGGCAACACGCGGCCGCTGACCAATCATGA